The genome window ACGAACAGGATGGCGATCGTGCCGATCCAGTTGACGCGGGCCGGATCGGCCGCCATGGCAAACGTGCCGCCATTGGCGACGTTGTAGACCGCCATATCGGTGACGCCGTTGGCCTCATCGGCCGTCAGCAGCTTGGTTTCGACCAGCTTGGCCGCCGGCACGGTTTCCTTTTCGCCGGCGCGCACGGCATCGGCATTGAGCGACAGTTCCGGATTGGCCGCGATAAAGGCATCGAGCTTGGCATCCGGCACCTTGGCCACGCCGCGCTTCAGCGGGTAACCGGCATCGTGAAGCGCGATGTTGACGCCCTTTTCGAAGGCGGCGGTCATGCCCTTGGCCTTGTCGCCGGCAGCGACGACGTCGAAGCTCGGGATCGTCGCGTTGCCGATCTTCACCGTTGCCGGCTGACCGGCGGGACCCGGCACGACGTCGTAAGGCACCGAGTTCCTCGTCAGGAACGCCGTCGCCACGTCGCAGGAGCTGGTGAACTTCGCCGTGCCGGTCGGGTTGAACTGGAACCTGCAATCCGCCGGATCGGCCGTCACCGTTGCCCGGATCGTTGCCTGCGCTTCGGCAAGCGCCGGGTTCGCAGTCCAGGTCATCGCCTTGAACAGCGGATTATAGGTCACCGCCGTGATGAGAAGACCCGCCATGATGATCGGCTTGCGGCCGATCTTGTCGGAAAGGCCGCCGAAGATGACGAAGAACGGCGTGGCGAGGAAGAGCGCGATGGCGACCATGATGTTGGCCGACTGCAGATCCACCTTCAGCACGTTCTGCAGGAAGAACAGTGCATAGAACTGGCCGCCGTACCAGACGACTGCCTGGCCCATGGTGGCGCCGAGAAGCGCGATGATCGCGATCTTGGCGTTCTTCCATTGGCCGAAAGCTTCGGTCAGAGGCGCCTTGGAGCCCTTGCCTTCCGCCTTCATCCGCTGGAACGCCGGCGATTCGTTCATCTTTAGGCGGATCCAGACGGAGACGCCGAGCAGGACGACCGAGACCAGGAACGGAATGCGCCAGCCCCAGGCGGCGAATTGAACCGGGCCCATCAGATATTGAACCAGCACGATGACGATCAGCGACAGGAACAGGCCGAGCGTTGCCGTCGTCTGGATCCACGACGTGAAATAGCCGCGGCGGCCATTCGGCGCATGTTCGGCGACATAGGTCGCCGCGCCGCCATATTCACCGCCCAGCGCCAATCCCTGCAACAGGCGTAACGCGATCAGGATGATCGGCGCTGCGATGCCGATCGTGGCGGCGCCCGGCAGGATACCGACGAGAAAGGTCGACAGACCCATGATCAGGATCGTCACTAGGAAGGTGTATTTGCGTCCGACGAGATCGCCGAGACGGCCGAACACCAGCGCGCCGAAGGGGCGCACCAGGAAGCCGGCGGCAAAGGCGAGCAGCGTGAAGATGTTGCGCGTCGCCTCGGGATATTGGGTGAAATAGGTCGCGCCGATATAGGTGGCGAGCGAACCGTAGAGATAGAAATCATACCATTCGAAAACGGTGCCGAGCGAAGAGGCGAAGATCACCTTCTTCTCTTCGCCCGTCATCGGACCGGCCTTCGCGCCGTCGATGCTTACGACATTAGCCATTGTCTGTCCTCCACAGAGTGATGAGCAACGCGCGCGACCTACTCTCCTCAAAGCAGACCCCTGGCCGCGACACGCCTGACGAGAGTGTGCCAGAAAAGACGGGCCACAAAGAGAGAGGCTTTGGGATTATGACTTTAGTCTAAGAGAGACAGGTTTTGTCAGGCACATCGGCACGTCCACCGCCCGTGAGCATTCAGCCGCCGGAGAGGCTTGGAAGGAGATCTTGTTTACGCCAATGCACTATGCCCTCAGCGCCTGTGCCGGCGATTGCCGGTAGGCGAGCACCGCCGGCAGTGCTGCAAGGATTG of Rhizobium sp. BT04 contains these proteins:
- a CDS encoding MFS transporter, with product MANVVSIDGAKAGPMTGEEKKVIFASSLGTVFEWYDFYLYGSLATYIGATYFTQYPEATRNIFTLLAFAAGFLVRPFGALVFGRLGDLVGRKYTFLVTILIMGLSTFLVGILPGAATIGIAAPIILIALRLLQGLALGGEYGGAATYVAEHAPNGRRGYFTSWIQTTATLGLFLSLIVIVLVQYLMGPVQFAAWGWRIPFLVSVVLLGVSVWIRLKMNESPAFQRMKAEGKGSKAPLTEAFGQWKNAKIAIIALLGATMGQAVVWYGGQFYALFFLQNVLKVDLQSANIMVAIALFLATPFFVIFGGLSDKIGRKPIIMAGLLITAVTYNPLFKAMTWTANPALAEAQATIRATVTADPADCRFQFNPTGTAKFTSSCDVATAFLTRNSVPYDVVPGPAGQPATVKIGNATIPSFDVVAAGDKAKGMTAAFEKGVNIALHDAGYPLKRGVAKVPDAKLDAFIAANPELSLNADAVRAGEKETVPAAKLVETKLLTADEANGVTDMAVYNVANGGTFAMAADPARVNWIGTIAILFVLVLYVTMVYGPIAALLVELFPTRIRYTGMSLPYHIGNGWFGGLLPATAFAMSAAAGDIYYGLWYPIVFATITLVIGLIFLPETKNRDIHAMD